Within Xanthomonas oryzae pv. oryzae, the genomic segment GGTTATCGAAATGCAGTTGTGTCATGCGGGCAAGCCTAGGCCACCGGCGGTGAACCTGGCATGGGTCGCGCCGCATCCGGTGCCGCTTGCGCACCGTATCTTCACTCGGCTGACTTGCACCGAGCGGGCTCGTCCTGCACATGCTTGCGACGTGCGATAGCCGCTAATAGCCGCCGGCTGCGGACCAGATACAGGCGATAACGGCGACCATGTTGCCGGGTCGCTGCCATCTCGGTTTGTGCTTGCCTGACCCGTTGCGTACGCGCCTGGTACCAATCACCCTGCCCGCCATCCTGCCGATATTGCCCATGCCCTCGCGCGCCTCCCGCTGGTTCCGTCCTGCCCTCCTGCTGCTCGGTTCGTTGCCCCTGACGGCCTGCAGCAGCGTCTTCTTCGGCGGCATCAATGCCGCCTCCAGCCGGGCGGGCATCGTCGAGCATCACGATCAGGTGTTCGATCCCGCACACGGCCTTGCGCTGGATGTGTACCAGCCGCGCGGCGCAGTCGATGCACCGGTGGTGGTGTTCTTCTACGGCGACACCTGGAAGCGCGGTTCGCGCGCCAATTATCGCTGGGTCGGCCGCGCGCTCGCGCGCCGGGGGCGTGGTGGCAATGGTCGCCGACTATCGCAAGTATCCGCAGGTCGGACTGCACGGCTTCATGTCCGACGCCGCGGGCGCCACCGCATGGAGCTACCGGCATGCGCACGAGTACGGCGGCGACCCTAAGCGGATGGCGGTCATGGGCCATTCGGCCGGCGCGCACATGGCCGCGCTACTCGGCACCGATGCCCGCTGGCTGCAGGCGCAAGGCCTCAAACCCCACCAGCTGTGCGGCGTGGTGGGCCTTGCCGGGCCTTACGACTTCATGCCGATGACCGATCCCGAATTGGTCGAGATCTTCGGCGATGCGCCGGCCGCACAACGGCAATCGCAACCGGTGCGTTACGTCGGCGGCGACGAACCGCCCATGTTGCTGCTGCATGGCGATGCCGACCGCGTGGTCGAACTGCAAAACAGCATCTCGCTGCAGCAAGCGCTGAAACGCCGAGGCGACAGCGCAGAATTGAAGGTCTACCCCGGCATTGGCCATCTCGGCATCCTCCTGGCGTTGCGTCAACCGCCCGAGCGCTCGCAGGTGCTGAGCGACACACTGCAGTTTGTGCGCCAGTGTCGGGCGCACTGAAGTACAATCCACCCTGACGTAGCTGGGTATTGAGTGACTGCTGCGAACGACTGGTGGGCAGCGATGCCGACGTTGGGGTCGCTGGGTCGCAATTCGGGATGCGGGAGTAGCGAATGCATCGCCGTTAGAGGCGGTGGGTCGTAGCGATAGGCGACGGACGACATACAGTCCCGCCCACCCTCACTCGCATCCCGAAGCCATCACTTCGCCGGCTTGCTTCCCATCAACTCGAACGGGCCGCCCTTCTTCAGCGCAGCCTGATAAGCGGGGCGCGCTTCGACCCGTTGCAGAAACGCGCGCAACAGCGGATATTTCTCCAGACCGCCGCCGCGTGCAGCAGCCGCCTGTACCGGAAAGCTCATCTGGATATCGGCGGCGGTAAAGCGTTCGCCAGCAAACCAGTTGCCGGACTGCAGCGACTGTTCCATCCAGTCCAGATGCAACGACAGCTGCGGACCAACGAAGCCAGCCATCGCCTTGTCCACGATCGCACGTGCGATGGGCTTGGCGAAGAACGGCATAGGCGCACGGCGGATGCGACCGAAGATCAACGTCATCAGCAACGGTGGCATCGCCGATCCTTCGGCGTAATGCATCCAATAGCGGAACTGCAGGCGCTCGGGCGAATCCAGGGGACGCAGAGACGGCGACAGCGCACATTCGGTGTCGTAGCGCTCGGTCAGGTACTCCAGGATCGCACCGGATTCGGCCACCACCAGATCGCCATCGACCAGCAAAGGCGATTTGCCGAGTGGATGGATCGCACGCAAGGCCGGTGGTGCCAACATGGTCTTGGGGTCGCGCTCGTGGCGCACGATCTGATACGGCAGCGCCAATTCTTCCAGCAGCCACAGCACGCGCTGGGAACGGGAGTTGTTGAGATGGTGAACAGTGATCATGGGAGGACTGCGCGCGGAAAGCGCACATCCTACCGATCCACGCGTCATCGCTTTGCGCAAGTGGCGCCAGGCGGACGCTTGACCGTCACCGCGCTCATTCTTTCAGGCAATAAAAAACGCCGATCGCTTGCGCGACCGGCGTTTTTGGCAACCTGACGGTTGCAGACGGATTAGACCGCCTGCACCTGGTCAGCCTGCATGCCCTTCTGGCCCTGCACGGCGACGAAGGTGACCTTCTGGCCTTCCTGCAGGGACTTGAAGCCGGTGCCCTGAATGGCACGGAAGTGCACGAACAGGTCCGGGCCGCTTTCCGGGGTGATGAAGCCGAAGCCCTTGGCATCGTTAAACCACTTCACAATACCGTTCATACGTTCTGACATTTTACTAACTCCTGAAACTATAGATGGATAAATCGCAGCATCCGAAAAGCCGGAGCTGAGACTGAGTTGCAGGCGTTGGTAAAGCGGAACGATGAAGCAAGATCTGTAACGATCCGGCTGCACCAGGCCACGATTCACGGTGACCCTTGCAAACACAGTACGTGCACAGTACTCGTGTTTTGGACAAAAAGCGACACCCTGCGTCAAATCTTTTGCAGTCAGGCCAAATCCGACTGTCTGTCAGGACTCTCCCCATCGAAAATAACCAGATGAAACCGCTTCACACCCCCAAGCCTGCACAGATCTGGGTCGATGCCGACGCCTGCCCGGCGGTGATCCGCGACATCCTGTTCCGCGCCGCCGCGCGCACCGGCACCGCCCTGACCCTGGTCGCCAACCACTCTCTCAGCACGCCCACCCTGCCCCATGTGCGTGCCATCCAGGTACCAGGCGGTCCGGACGCAGCCGACGACGCGATCGCCGAACGGGTGGCTGCAGGCGACCTGGTCGTCACCCAGGACATCCCGCTCGCAGCCCGCGTACTGGAAGCCGGCGCTACCGCGGTTGGCCCGCGTGGCGAACCGTTCACCAGCAACACCATCAAGGAGCGACTGTCAGTCCGAGGCTTCATGGAAGAGTTACGCGGTGCAGGCATCGCCACCGGCGGACCGTCGGCCCTGCATGCGCGCGATCGCCAAGCCTTCGCCGCACAGTTGGATCGCTGGCTCGCCGCGCAACCACGCCCACCGCTGTGACACGGGCGACATGACGTACGACGAATGGACCAGGCGCGTATCATAAGCCCCCTTTGCAATCGGCATCCTGATGGCACTCACCGCCACCGTCCGCAGGGCGGAACTTCAGATAAGCGACATGGACCGTGGCTATTACGCCAACCATTCGCTGACCCTGGCCCAGCATCCTTCCGAGACCGACGAGCGCCTGATGGTGCGGCTGCTGGCGTTCGCGCTGTTCGCCGACGACCGGCTGGAATTCGGCCGTGGTCTCAGCAACGACGACGAACCCGACCTGTGGCGCCGCGATTACACCGGCGCCCCCGACCTGTGGATCGACCTCGGCCAGCCCGACGAAAGCCGCGTGCGCAAGGCCTGCAATCGGTCGCGCGAGGCGGTGGTGATCGGCTACGGCGGCCAGGCCACCGAAACCTGGTGGAAGAAGCATGCCAATGCCATGGGTCGTCACCGCAATCTGCGCGTGATCGAGCTCGACTCGCAGGCCACCGAAGCACTGGGCGCCCTGATCCAGCGCGGCATGCGCTTTGACGTGATCATTCAGGACGGCGATGTGCAGATGCTGGCCGACCACGGTAGCGTTACCCTGACACAGATGGTGCGGCAAGCTCCTGCCGAATGAGCATGCGTTGCGACGTGCTGGTCATCGGTGCCGGCGCCGCCGGGCTGATGAGCGCTTTCACTGCCGGCCGGCGCGGCCGCCAGGTGCTGGTGATCGATCATGCCAACAAGGTCGGCAAGAAAATCCTGATGTCTGGTGGCGGGCGCTGCAATTTCACCAACACCGGCACCACGCCCGGCAACTTCATTTCGGCCAATCGACACTTCTGCAAATCCGCGCTGGCGCGATACAGCCCGGCAGATTTTGTGGAGATGGTCGAACGGCATGCCATCGCCTATCACGAGAAAGAGCTGGGCCAGTTGTTCTGCGACATCTCGTCCAAGCAGATCGTGCGCATGCTGCTGGACGAATGCGACACGGCCGGCGTGCAGATCCGCACCCAGTGCGAGGTGCTGTCGATGCAGCGAAGCAGCGATGGATTTGACGTACAGACCAGCCAGGGCCGCGTGCAGGCGCAATCGCTGATCGTGGCCACCGGCGGACTGTCGATTCCCAGCATGGGCGCCAGCGGCTTTGGCTACAGCTTGGCCAAGCAATTCGGCCATGCGCTGCTGCCCACGCGCGCCGGGCTGGTACCGCTCACGTTGAGCGGCAAGCACCAGGAGCGTTTGCAGGAGCTGTCGGGGCTGGCCTTGCCGGTCGAAGCGCAGTGCAACGGGGTCAGCTTCCGCAACTTCATGCTGCTCACCCACCGCGGCGTCAGCGGCCCGGCGATTCTGCAGATCTCCTCGTATTGGCAGCCCGGAGACGACCTGCGGTTGGATCTGCTGCCCGGTCACGATGCAGCGGCATGGCTGCGCGAACAAAAGCAGCAGCGCGGTGCCACCGAGCTGCGCAACGTGTTGGCCGATGTACTGCCTAAACGATTTGCACAACGCCTGTGCGAGGTGTGGCTGCCGGACAAGCCGGTGCGCCAGCTGGATCCGCCGCAGTTGCAGGCCGCTGCCGAGTTGCTGGGTAGCTTTGCGCTGGTGGCCAGCGGCACCGAAGGCTACCGGACGGCTGAAGTCACCCTGGGCGGGGTCGATACCAATCAGGTCTCCAGTGCGAGCATGGAGTCGCGCTTGGTGGCGGGCCTGTATTTTGTCGGTGAGGTGCTGGACGTCACCGGCTGGCTAGGCGGTTACAACTTCCAGTGGGCGTGGGCGTCTGGCCATGCGGCGGGGAGCGTGGCGTAACCCCGATGGCAAGGCGTTGCCGGTCACTCACCGAAAACGGGGCCGGCAATACAGACGCCGTCTCTGCATGAACAGCAAGCATTCAAACCCGGTCGACATTCTCCGAACGACACATTTCACCCTTAAATATTGCTCCACATCTCACACTCGATGCGACATGCTCCACACACGTGGACGCGCCCAACCCCTTGGTGTATTAAATCCCGTCTCTAGGGAGCCGCACATGCAAAAAGGCAAAGATCTCACCCTCCGCCTGATGATCGTCGACGACAGCGTGGAGAGTGCCGAGACCATCGTCACCGCGCTGCGTAACGGCGGCATTGCGGTGCGCCCTTCGCGGCCGCAAAACCAGGAGGAACTGGCCAACATGCTGTCGGGCCAGATCGATCTGGCCATCCTGGGTCAGGCGCAGCAAATCCCCATGAGCGCCCTGCAGACGCAGATCGCCGGCAGCGGCAAGGACATACCGGTCATCTTGCTGGCCGAGCGAATCGAAGAGAACGCCCTGGTCGAGGCCGCTTCGCATGGCGTGCGTGCCATTGCCTTGCGTAACCGCCCCGCACACTTGCTCGCGCTGGTGCGCTCGGAATGGAACGACCTGCAGGCCCGTCGCGGGCTGCGCCGCATCGAAGCGCAGATGCGCGAAACCGAGCGCCGCTGCGACGCCCTCATCGCGTCCTCGCGCGACCCGATCGCCTACGTGCATGAAGGCATGCACATCCGCGCCAATGACGCCTATCTGGAAATGTTCGGCTTCGAGTCGTTCGACGATGTCGAAGGCATCTCGTTGCTGGACATGATCGCCGCGCAGTACGTCGACGATTTCAAACAGCTGCTCAAGGCGATGTCCAAGGGTGAGCCGCCGCCGGCGCAGTACAAACTCGACGCGCGCCGCGTGGAAGGCGACACCTTCCCGGCCACGATGGAATTTGCCACCGCCACCTACGAAGGCGAGCCGTGCATCCAGGTGGTGTTCCGCCGCCGGGAGGAGTTCGACCCGGAATTGGCACGCGAAGTCGAAGACCTGCGTCAACGCGACCAGGTCACCGGTCTACTCAATCGTCCTACCTTCATGGTGGCGCTGGAACAGGCCGTGGCGCAGGCCGGTCGTAGCGAAGGCCAGTCGGGCTTCCTGTTGATCGAGCCGGATCATTACGCCCGCATCCTCCCGGAATTTGGCCTGGATTCGGCCGATGCACTGATCGCCGCGCTCGCCGCGCATGTCGCCAGCGTGCTGGACGACAGCGTGGTTGCCGCACGCTTCGGCGAACACAGTTTCGCCCTACTGATGAACGGCAATTACGCGCGCACGCACGCACTGGCGGAAATCGTGCGAGATGCGTTCGCTCAGCACGTCTTCAGCGTGGGCGTGCGTTCGGCCACGGTGACGGTCAGCATCGGCGGCGTACAGATTGGCGAAAAGATCGCCAGTATTGGTCAGGTACTCAATCGCGGCACCGAAGCGGTGCGCACCACCGCCGAGCTCGGTGGCAATGCGATCAGCATCTACGACCCGGCCGCGGCCGATCGGGCGGAAGAAGAACGGATAGAGCGCTGGGTCAAGCAGTTGCGCGAGGCCCTGGTTGGCGACGGCTTCGTGCTGTATTACCAGCCGGTGCTCAATCTACAAGGCGAGCCGCTGGAGCTGTATCAGGCCTTCCTGCGCCTGGAACGCAATGGCGAAATGATGTCGCCGAATGCGTTCATGGCGATTGCCGAAGAGCACGATCTGGTCACCGAGATCGACCGCTGGGTGGTGGCGCGCGCGATCCGGCAACTGGGCGAGCGGCAACGTGCCGGGCACAAGACGCACCTGCTGGTACGCATCGGGCCCAATTCGTTCTCCGACCCGCAGATGATCGACACCATCCGTGAGCAGTTGGCCGTGTACGGCGTGCCCGGTGAACGGCTGTGGCTGCAGACGCCAGAGTCGAAGGTGTTTACCCATTTGCGCAACGCGCAGCAGTTCCTGAGCGCGGTGTCGGCGATGGGCTGCAAGGTCGGGCTGGAACAGTTCGGGTCGGGCCTGGATTCGTTTCAGTTGCTGGCGCATTTCCAGCCCGCCTTCCTCAAACTGGATCGCGGCATCACCGGCGACATCGCCTCGGCCCGGGAAAGCCAGGAGAAGATCCGCGAGATCACCTCGCGCGCGCAGCCGGCCGGCATTTTGACAATGGCCGAATTCGTCGCCGATGCGCAGTCGATGAGCAGCTTCTTCACTGCAGGCGTGGATTACGTACAGGGCGATTTCGTGGCACCGACCGGGCCGTTGATGAACTACGAGTTCGGCTGAGCCGTTACCGTTCCGCTCGTTCCACACTATCGCGCGACAACAAAAAACCCGCATTCCGCGGGTTTTTTGTTGTCTAAAAGCGACGACCAACTCGACAACTTACATCGCAGTGCCGTTGGCGGCACGCAGTGCAGCGATGCGCTCGGTCAACGGCGGATGGCTCAGGAACAGGCGGCGCAGGCCGTCGCCCACCCCGCCGGAAATGCCGAATGCCTGCACCTGCGAAGGCAAAGTGTTCTGGCCATGATTGAGCGACAACCGCTCCAGCGCAGCGATCATCTTGCTGCGGCCAGCCAGTTGCGCGCCGCCGGCGTCGGCGCGGAATTCGCGACGGCGCGAGAACCACATCGCAATCATGGTCGCGAACATGCCGAACACCATCTCCAGCGCGAACACGATGATGTAGTACGCAAAGCCGCGGCCACTGTCGCGATTGCCCGACACGGCGCTGTCGATGATGCCGCCGACCACGCGTGCGAGCACGATCACGAAGGTATTGAGCACGCCCTGCAACAGCGCCATGGTGACCATGTCGCCATTAGCAACGTGGGCGATTTCGTGGCCGAGCACCGCCTCGGCTTCATCCTGATCCATGTGCTGCAGCAGGCCGGTAGACACCGCCACCAGGGCGTTGTTGCGGTTCGCGCCGGTAGCGAACGCATTGATCTCCGGGCCGTCGTAGACCGCCACTTCCGGCATGCCGATGCCGGCAGCCTGGGCCTGACGGCGCACGGTCTCCAGCAACCAGCGCTCGGTGGGCGTGCGCGGCTCGGTGATGACCTGCGCGCCAGTGCTGCGCTTGGCCATGAACTTGGATAGCAGCAAGGAAATGAACGAGCCGCCGAAACCGAAGATGGCGGCCATTACCAACAGACCACTCATTTGCGCGGGATTGACGCCCAACACCGACATCACGACGCCGGCGAGCATCAGCACCGCAACGTTGGTCAGCAGGAACAGGAAAATGCGGTTGAACATGGCGCGATGGCTCCACGGATGCGGGGTGAACTGTTGCGGATCTGCGGGTGCGGCGGCTTGAAATCAAGCGAACAGCTGACCGACGATTCAGCTGCCCATGCCATCGCCCTCCTATCTCGGCCGCTTCGCGCCCTCGCCTACCGGCCCGCTGCACTTCGGCTCCCTGCTCGCTGCGTTCGGCAGCTGGCTGCTCGCCCGGCATGCCGGCGGACAATGGTGCGTCCGCATCGAAGACATCGACCCGCCGCGCGCCGAACCCGGCGCTTCCGAACGGCAACTACGCACCCTGACCGCCTTCGGGCTGCACTCGGATCTTCCCGTGATCCGGCAGTCCGAGCGCGACGCCGCCTACACTGCCGCCATCAACCGGCTGCTGGAGACCGGCCAGGCATTCGAGTGCAGCTGCAGCCGCGCAGACCTGGCCGGCATGGGCGGTATCCACCATGCCTGCGTCGCGCCACTCGGCGCGCGCCGTGCGGTGCGCCTGCGGGTGCCGCCGCAATCGCCGGTCGGCTTCGACGACGCGCTGCACGGCCGCGTGCTGCAGGATGTCTACGCAGATGTGGGCGATGTGGTGCTGCGCCGCGCCGATGGCTACTGGGCTTACCAACTGGCGGTGGTGGTGGACGATGCGGCGCAGGGCATCACCGATGTGGTGCGCGGCGCCGACCTGCTCGACTCCACTCCGCGCCAGATGCTGCTGCAGCGCGCACTGGGCGTGCCGCAGCCGCGTTACCTGCATCTGCCACTGATGCTGGATGGCGATGGCCGCAAGCTGTCCAAATCGCACGGCGCACCCGCGCTGGACGATACCGACCCACTGCCGGCCCTGCACGCCGCCTGGGCCGGGCTGGGCCAGCGCCCGGACGCGCTGCCGCGGCGCGCGACGGTCACGACCCTGCTGCAGCAGGCCGTGCGGCATTTTTCGCCGCAGTTGCTGCCGCGCCAACGCCAGCGGGACCGCGCTACCTGCGCATACGAGCGCCAGCGTGACTAGAATTGCGCCCCAGCACCGGCATCCAGGCGTGGCCGCGCCGGCACGCTCCTGGATCGCCCTCAGCCTTACTTGTTGATTGGAGTCGTCATGACATCTCGCGTCGCATTGGTCACCGGCGGCACCGGCGGTATCGGTACTGCCATCTGCAAGCGCCTGGCCGACCAGGGCCACCGGGTCGCCAGCAACTTCCGCAATGAAGAAAAGGCGCGCGACTGGCAGCAGCGCATGCAGGCACAGGGCTATGACGTCGCGTTGTTTCGCGGCGATGTGGCCTCGTCCGAGCATGCGCGTGCCTTGGTGGAAGAGGTCGAAGCGGCGCTGGGGCCAATCGAGATCCTGGTCAACAACGCCGGCATCACCCGCGACACCACCTTCCACCGCATGACCGCCGAGCAGTGGCACGAGGTCATCAACACCAACCTCAATTCGGTCTTCAACGTGACCCGCCCGGTGATCGAAGGCATGCGCAAGCGCGGCTGGGGCCGAGTGATCCAGATCAGTTCGATTAACGGACTCAAGGGTCAGTACGGCCAAGCCAATTACGCCGCTGCCAAGGCCGGCATGCACGGCTTCACCATCTCGCTGGCGCGCGAAAACGCGGCATTCGGGGTCACCGTCAACACGGTCTCGCCCGGTTATGTGGCCACCGACATGGTGATGGCGGTGCCGGAGGAAGTGCGCGCCAAGATCGAGGCCGACATCCCCACCGGGCGCCTGGGTCGCCCGGAAGAGATCGCCTATGCGGTGGCCTTTCTGATTGCGGAAGAGGCTGCATGGATCACCGGCTCCAATCTGGACATCAACGGCGGCCACCACATGGGCTGGTAACGTTTGCTGCAACTTTGCGGTGCAGCATGGATTTGCAACGAGAACCATGCTGCGCAACATTTTTAATGTGTCCGCTTAGGCAAATCAGGCGTTTTGGCTGTTGCAAGCGCTGCTGCGGTGCGCCATCCTGCGCGCACTATCAGTGTGGGTGAACGTTCCATGGCCGGACTTCGCATCATCAAGAAGTATCCCAATCGCCGTCTCTACGACACGGAAATCTCCAGCTATATCACCATCGAAGATGTGCGCCAATTGATCATCGATGGCGAAGAATTCGAGGTACGCGATGCCAAGAGTGGCGAAGACCTGAGCCGCGCGGTGCTGCTGCAAATCATCGCCGACCGCGAACAGGACGGCGAGCCGATGCTCTCCACCCAGCTGCTGAGCCAGATCATCCGGTTCTATGGCGATTCGCTGCAGGGCTTCATGGGCAACTACCTGGAGCGCAGCATGCAGGTGTTCCTGGATCAGCAGCAGCAGTTCCGCCAGCAGATGGGCAACCTGCTCGGGCAGACGCCATGGGCGATGATGAACCAGCTGACCGAGCGCAACCTGGAGTTGTGGCAGGAGTTCCAGCGCAATTTCGGCGCCGGCTTCGGTCGCCCGGTTGGCCCTGGCACGCCGGCGAACCCGCCCGGTGCAAGCGGCCTGGGCAGCGGCCCGATTGGAACCGGCACGCACGGCACGCCGAACAATCATCACGGCACCACCGGCAAGGCCCGCAACCGCGGCTAAGAGCGGCTAACAAAACGTCGCGAGCAGCCGGCGCGCTCAGAACCGCAGTGGACGCCTGCTACATGCCGATTCCGAGCACCGGCCGCGCCCGCCTGGCGGTGAGCGCAGTCGTTTTGTTAGCCGCTCTAAGTCTAAAGCTGCGCCAGGAGCCTCACGCTCGCAGGCGCAGTCGATCAGCGGCCGGCCTGCTTTGCGCAGGCCGAGCAGATCCGCTCCACGTGGTAGCCGCGCGCGCGCAGACGCTCCACGATCCCGTCGTTCCCCAGCAAATGCAGCGCGCCGACCACTACCAGTGTGGTGCCGCCTTTGCCGAGCCGCTGTTCCAGACGCGGCACCCAGCGCGCATTGCGCTCGACATTGATGTCCTGATACAGCGCCGGATACTGGCGACGCATGTCCTCGGCCATTTGCGTGGACAGCGTATGCACGTCGCCATTGCGCCAGGCTGCATGCAGCTGGCGTAGCTGGTCGGTGGCATCGGCCTCGTCCAGCGACTCTTCCAGCAACTGATGCTGCTCGGTCGGCGACATGCCATCGAGCAAGGCGATCTGTTCGGCGGCGCGCTCCAGGCCATCGGCCGGTTTGCCGCGCGCCTGCGCCTGTTGCATCAGGTAATGGTCCAGCCCCGCGTTCGGGTCCATGCCTTGTCGGCTCATCTCGGCCAGGCTGATCGTCAGCGCCACGAACCACGGCTTGAACGGCTGCAAGCTCTCCAGCGGCATGCCGTACCTGCGTGCATAGGCACTCAGTGACTGCCAGGTTTTTGCGTCCAGCGTGTCCTGCAGCGTGCGCCCATCGGTGCGCCGCGCGGCCTGCAGCATGCGACCGGCTAGCTCAGGCGATTGTGCGTCGTCAGGCGGCAGCTCGAACAGCAGCCGGTCGGCCTTGGCGAAGGCCTGCATCACATCCGGCGATAGCGGGTAGTCGCTGGGCTTGAGCACATGGAACGAGCCCAGCACATACAGGGTGCCGCCCTTGCCATCGACCTTCCATAGCAGCGGCACGGGCGGGCCGGCCGGTGTATCGCTTGCACCGCGTGCCCACGCTGGCACGAGCGTCCCGCTCCACAAGCTCAGGCCGAGCAGCGCGCCGCTGCACCAGGCGGCAACACGCTGGCGCGTCGAGGTTGTCCGTTTCCCTGTCATGGTGTTCCTCCGCACATATCAACATCGCGCATGTCAGTGCGGCACCTTGTAGGCCTTCTCACCTGCCGACACTGCCAGGTCGATCCGGTTTTCCGGCGGCGGCAGTGGACAAGTGGCAAAGGGTGTAAATGCGCATGGGGGGTTGTAGGCGCGATTGAAATCAACCACGACCTTTCCGGAGGCATCGGGCACGTCCAGGTCCAGAAAGCGCCCGGCCGGATAGCTGCCGTGCCCGCTGGTGCGGTCGGCGAAGACCACGAACATCGGCCGACCCGGCTCGCCGATCGTTTCCAATCGATAGGTCTTGCCATCGCGCTCGAACTCGATGGCACCCGCGTTGGGCTGCTCGCTGCTGATACCGACGATGTCGACGATCGGGATGGTCTTGCCGACAGCGTTGGGCACGTAGCGCGCGGTGATGCGCCAGGACGGATCCAGCGGCCAGTAGTCCAGACCAGCGAAGTGCGTGCGCGAGCTCGCGTCGGCATGCTTGACTCGCAGCGCATCGCGGTCGCCACGATGGATCAGGCTCAACACGCCTTTGCCATCGTCGAAATAGATGCGTGTGGGCTGCGGATCGCGGTCTGACTGGAAGCGGATTCGGCTGGTCAGCGGCTTGCCATCGAGGGTCAGCGCGGCGCCACGCTCGGGCACGAACCAGACCGCGTTGTTCTCGGTGGACACCATGCCCATCTTCGGCGGGCCTACCGCGAGTCTGATACCGCTGTCGGCACTGCTGCCGATGTAATGCGCCTTCAGCGACAGCCAGTGCAGGCCGACCAGACTGGTCCAGCCGTCGGGTGCGCGCAGCTCGTTCAAACGGGCTTTGCGCCATGCGGCGGTATCGGCCAGAAATGTCTTGTCGAGTGCGACCGGCGCGGCCGGCGGTGGCGCATCGCGCCCGCAACCGACCACTGCCACTGCCACTGCCACTGCCACTGCAACCAGCATGACGAGCAGCCAGCCCTTCTCCCTGTGCACTGCCATCAACGTCCCCTGAGAAACCAACGATCAATATCGCTCAGCGTAAACCGAGCCCAGGTCGGTCTGCCATGGTTGCATTGGCCCGAGCGCTCGGTGGCTTCCATATCGCGCAGCAGCGCGTTCATTTCCGGCACGGTGAGGCGGCGGTTGGCGCGCACTGCGCCGTGGCAGGCCATGGTGGAAAGCAGTTCGTCGCGTGCACTGGCGATGCGACAACTTTGACCATGCTCGCGTAGATCGCCGAGCACATCGCGCAGCAGCGCTTCCGGTTCGGCATTGGCCAGTAGCGCGGGAATACTGCGCACGTGCAGCGACTGCGGACCGGCGCGGGTGATCTCGAAACCGAGCGTGGCAAGGGTGTCGGCTTCGCGCTCGGCGGTATCGGCTTCGCGCTCGCCCACCGCCAGCGTCATCGGCACCAGCAATGGCTGCGCATGCAGGCCGATGCTGTCGTGCGCATTTTTAAGCCGCTCATAGACGATGCGCTCGTGCGCCGCGTGCATGTCGACCACAATCAGACCCTCGGCGTTTTCGGCCAGGATGTAGATGCCGTGCAACTGCGCGATGGCGTACCCGAGCGGTGGCACTCCGCTATCTTCTGAGGTTGCCGGCAATCCGGTGCCAGCCATGCTTGGCATCCCTGTCGATTGCGGTGCATTGCGCGGCGGTGGCGCATACAGCGCACTGTAGGCGGCGCGCGCCTCGTCCACGCGTAGGCCCAACGGTGTCTGCGAGGGCGTCCAGTTGGCGTAGCTGTAAGCGCTACCGCTGCGACCGGGTGCGTTGCCATGGTTCGCAGGGCCGCCGCTAGCGATGTTGCCCATTTCGCCAGCGGTAGCACCTGTGTAGCCGGCACCATCGCTGCCGATACTGTTCGG encodes:
- a CDS encoding NAD(P)/FAD-dependent oxidoreductase is translated as MSMRCDVLVIGAGAAGLMSAFTAGRRGRQVLVIDHANKVGKKILMSGGGRCNFTNTGTTPGNFISANRHFCKSALARYSPADFVEMVERHAIAYHEKELGQLFCDISSKQIVRMLLDECDTAGVQIRTQCEVLSMQRSSDGFDVQTSQGRVQAQSLIVATGGLSIPSMGASGFGYSLAKQFGHALLPTRAGLVPLTLSGKHQERLQELSGLALPVEAQCNGVSFRNFMLLTHRGVSGPAILQISSYWQPGDDLRLDLLPGHDAAAWLREQKQQRGATELRNVLADVLPKRFAQRLCEVWLPDKPVRQLDPPQLQAAAELLGSFALVASGTEGYRTAEVTLGGVDTNQVSSASMESRLVAGLYFVGEVLDVTGWLGGYNFQWAWASGHAAGSVA
- a CDS encoding cold-shock protein — its product is MSERMNGIVKWFNDAKGFGFITPESGPDLFVHFRAIQGTGFKSLQEGQKVTFVAVQGQKGMQADQVQAV
- a CDS encoding YaeQ family protein, whose amino-acid sequence is MALTATVRRAELQISDMDRGYYANHSLTLAQHPSETDERLMVRLLAFALFADDRLEFGRGLSNDDEPDLWRRDYTGAPDLWIDLGQPDESRVRKACNRSREAVVIGYGGQATETWWKKHANAMGRHRNLRVIELDSQATEALGALIQRGMRFDVIIQDGDVQMLADHGSVTLTQMVRQAPAE
- a CDS encoding YaiI/YqxD family protein, with the protein product MKPLHTPKPAQIWVDADACPAVIRDILFRAAARTGTALTLVANHSLSTPTLPHVRAIQVPGGPDAADDAIAERVAAGDLVVTQDIPLAARVLEAGATAVGPRGEPFTSNTIKERLSVRGFMEELRGAGIATGGPSALHARDRQAFAAQLDRWLAAQPRPPL
- a CDS encoding EAL domain-containing response regulator, giving the protein MQKGKDLTLRLMIVDDSVESAETIVTALRNGGIAVRPSRPQNQEELANMLSGQIDLAILGQAQQIPMSALQTQIAGSGKDIPVILLAERIEENALVEAASHGVRAIALRNRPAHLLALVRSEWNDLQARRGLRRIEAQMRETERRCDALIASSRDPIAYVHEGMHIRANDAYLEMFGFESFDDVEGISLLDMIAAQYVDDFKQLLKAMSKGEPPPAQYKLDARRVEGDTFPATMEFATATYEGEPCIQVVFRRREEFDPELAREVEDLRQRDQVTGLLNRPTFMVALEQAVAQAGRSEGQSGFLLIEPDHYARILPEFGLDSADALIAALAAHVASVLDDSVVAARFGEHSFALLMNGNYARTHALAEIVRDAFAQHVFSVGVRSATVTVSIGGVQIGEKIASIGQVLNRGTEAVRTTAELGGNAISIYDPAAADRAEEERIERWVKQLREALVGDGFVLYYQPVLNLQGEPLELYQAFLRLERNGEMMSPNAFMAIAEEHDLVTEIDRWVVARAIRQLGERQRAGHKTHLLVRIGPNSFSDPQMIDTIREQLAVYGVPGERLWLQTPESKVFTHLRNAQQFLSAVSAMGCKVGLEQFGSGLDSFQLLAHFQPAFLKLDRGITGDIASARESQEKIREITSRAQPAGILTMAEFVADAQSMSSFFTAGVDYVQGDFVAPTGPLMNYEFG
- a CDS encoding glutathione S-transferase family protein; translated protein: MITVHHLNNSRSQRVLWLLEELALPYQIVRHERDPKTMLAPPALRAIHPLGKSPLLVDGDLVVAESGAILEYLTERYDTECALSPSLRPLDSPERLQFRYWMHYAEGSAMPPLLMTLIFGRIRRAPMPFFAKPIARAIVDKAMAGFVGPQLSLHLDWMEQSLQSGNWFAGERFTAADIQMSFPVQAAAARGGGLEKYPLLRAFLQRVEARPAYQAALKKGGPFELMGSKPAK